The genomic window ATTTAAATCATATGAGCCCAAGAGGACTTCCTTTAATAGGTGATGGAGACTGGAATGATGGTATGAACGCTGTTGGCACCCAGGGTAAAGGGGAAAGTATTTGGCTTGGACATTTCTTGTACGGTATTTTAAAAGATTTCTCTGTTGTCTGTAAGAAAATGGGAGATTTAGCAAATATGCAAAGGTTTATGGACGAAGCTGAAAAGCTTAAAGAAAACATCAACAAATACGCCTGGGATGGAGAATGGTACGTAAGGGCATTCAAAGACAACGGGGAACCGATTGGAAGCAAACAAAATAGTGAAGGTAAGATATTTTTAAATGCACAAACTTGGGCAATAATCAACGGTACCGCAACACAAACACGAAGTGAAACAGCTTATCGATCAGCAAAAAAGTACCTGTTTAAAGATTATGGACCACTTCTTTTTCAACCGGCGTTTGCTAAACCTGATCCAGAAATTGGATATCTAAGCAGATACGCCGCGGGAGTTAGGGAAAATGGCGGATTGTACACTCATGCAGGTACGTGGGCGATATTAGCAGCCTCAAAGATGAAAGATCCTGATACATATAAAATCTACAAAAGCTTCATGCCTATTTATAGGGGTTTGGAACCAGATAAATACTTAGCTGAACCATATGTTACTCCAGGTAACGTTGATGGACCAGATTCCCCCTATTTTGGAAGAGGAGGGTGGACTTGGTATACAGGATCAGCAGCTTGGTATTTTATAGTTGCGATTGAGGGAATTATTGGACTAAAAGCCGAATGGGAAGGGTTAAAAATAGAACCTTTATTCCCCGAAGAATGGAAAGAAGTAAAAGTAAAGAGAATATTCAGGGGAAAACAGTTGAACATAACTTACAAAAAAAGTGATGAGAAAAAGATCATAGTTAACGGTGTAGAAATTGATGGAAACATTATTAATCCGGAATTACTTGAAGAAAATGTTTTGAATGTTGAGGTACTTTTTTAGAAAAATATCAAAAAACCGTAAAATTACTATTAGGAGGTGTAGAAAGATGAGAAAGGCATTGGTTGTTTTGAGTGTTGTGATGTTGATGGTTTCGTTAAACTTCGGTGCAACAACGATCACCGTATGGGGTATGGGTGAGGCAAAAGGTTTGAAGCAAGTGACTGAACTTTTCATGGAAGAATACCCGGAATATGAGGTTGATTTCCAAGCCATCCCCTGGTCAAATGCCTACGAAAAAATTTTAACGTCAATCGCAGGTAGACAAGTCCCGGATGTCGCCCAGATGGGAACAACTTGGATGGCTCCGTTTGGAAGTATGGGGGCGTTTGAAGATTTAGCTCCATATATTGAAAATTCTGAAGTTGTAAAACCAGAAAATTTTTTCGAAGGCGCCTGGGAATCAGGGATAGTTATCGGAAAACAGTTTGGTATTCCTTGGCATGTGGATGTTAGAGCGATGTTCTATAGAACAGATTTATTAACACAAGTAGGTTACGATCATGCTCCTCAAACTTGGGATGAGTTATACGATGCAGTGAAAAAATTACATGAAAATGGTAGTAGATATGGCATATCACTTTATCAACCTCAGGATAACTACCAAATTTTCTTTCCATTTGTTTGGCAAAATGGTGGAGACATTTTTGATAGTGAAGGAAATGTGATAGTAGATCAACCTGAATTCGTTGAAGCCTTGGAATACTATACAAAATTTTTCACAGAAGGTTTGACCCCAATTTCTGGAAGTGGTAACATATTCCAAGATTTTGCTTCAGGTGATACACCAATCTATTTTTCAGGTCCATGGATGATTAATATGACTAGAGAGCAAACTCCACAAATAGATGGGAAATGGGATGTAGCATTAATGCCTGAGAAAAAAAGTAAAACTTCTTTTATGGGAGGTAGTAATTTAGTCATTTTCAGAGATTCCAAAAATAAAGAAGTCGCTTGGAAGTTTATTGAATTTGCATCAAGACCTGAAAACCAACTGTTGGCCTATCAAATTACAAATGAACTACCTGCAGTCCGTCAAGCATGGAAAGATCCTTTATTGCAAGCAGATCCGATGATAGCAACATTTGGTGAACAGTTGAATGATGCAAAAGCTCCTGTAAACGTACCGGAATTCCATGAGATTGCAGCAGCGATTGATAACATGGTTCAACAAACAATTTATGCTAGAAAAACACCAGAACAAGCGGCTCAGGATTTGAAAAAAGAAATTGAAAAGATACTGAAATAATTTATTTTATGCCCCTCTTTTTACGCAAAAAGGGGGGCTTTTGATCAAAACTTTTTGATTATCAAGGAGAGATAAAATTGAAGACCCCATTAAGAGCGATTATTAGTTTCATAGGACCTTCAATAATATTATTGATGATTTTCATGTTAATACCTATAGTAGTTTCGTTGATAATAAGCTTCACTGATTTCGATGTTTATGCCATATATGATTGGGGAAAAGCGAGTTTTATAGGCTTTGAAAATTATGTAAACTTAATGCATGATCCCCTTTTTTGGAGGGCATTATTAAATACATTATACGCATTAGTTGTTGCGATGCCTTTAACGGTAGTTTTATCTTTAAGTTTTGCTGCCCTTATAAACAGGGAAGCCACGCATTTTAAAAATTTTTTTAAAGTAAGTTTTTATCTACCTTCCATCACAAACACAGTCGCAATCGCCATCGTATGGGCTTGGATGTTTAATCCCGATTACGGATTAATAAATTGGTTTTTAGGTTTTTTTGGAATACAAGGACCCAATTGGTTAGGAGATCCCCTTTGGGCAATGCCATCGGTAATAATGCTTGTAGTTTGGAAAGCAGTTGGTTACAACGTTATTCTCTTCACAGCTGGCTTACAAAATATACCAGACTATCTATATGAAGCTGCCGAGTTGGATGGTGCTTCAAGATTTCAGCAATTTTTACATGTTACCATTCCATCGTTGAGGCCAACAATATTTTTCGTTACAGTTATGACTGTAATAGGTTATTTGCAATTATTTGAAGAACCATACATGTTAACGGCAGGCGGACCTTTGAATGCTACTTTATCTATAGTTCTTTATCTATATAGACAGGGCTTTGAGTTCTTCAAATTAGGATATGCTTCTTCGATTGCCTTTGTGCTATTTTTAATGATATTTGCCTTAACCTTTATACAAATGAGAGCAAGAAGATTAGAAGTATAAAAGAGTATTGGTGAGGAGTGATAATTATGAGATCGAGAAAAGTTTCTCCCATAGAGCAAGTAGCGGTACATGGATTGTTGATTATTTGGTTGTTAATTTCAGTTATACCTTTTGTATGGATGGTTTCAACTTCTTTTAAAGGTCCCGGAGAAATTTATATATTTCCTCCAAGATGGATCCCTAAAAACCCTACTTTGAATAATTATATAGATTTATTTCAAGAAATGAATTTTGGAAGGCCATTTTTGAATTCGGTTATCGTGTCTCTTTCTACAACATTTCTATCAGTTTTAGTAGCCACTATGGCAGGTTATGGATTCGCTAAATTTCGTTTTAAAAATAAAAATTTATTGTTTTTGTTCATCTTAGGGACGATAATGGTGCCTGGGCATATAACAATGATTCCAGTATTTTTATTGTTGTCACAGTTGAATCTATTGAACACCTATTTGGGGTTAATATTACCAGCTATAGCAAATGCCTTCAACATATTTTTCATGAGACAATACATTATGGGTATACCTGATGAACTAATAGAAGCAGCAAAAATGGATGGGGCACATGAAGGATGGATATTTTTTAGAATAATTTTGCCTTTGGCAAGACCTGCAATGGCGGCAATAACTATTTTCACTTTTACAGGTGCTTGGAACAGCTTTTTATGGCCATTAATTCTAGCGACTGATGAAAGTATGTATACACTTCCGGTCGCTGTATCTGTTTTACAAGGGCAGTATGGTGAAAATATTGCAATGCAGATGGCAGGTTCGGTTATCGTAATTTTACCTCTTATAATCGTATTTTTACTCACTCAACGTTATTTCATAAAAGGAATCACATTTACAGGAATGAAAGTCTAAAATAAAATGATTATATTTATAATACTATTCAATTATTATTAATAAATTACCTGTATAATAAAAGGGACTAAATTTATCCTAATTAAAGGAGGACTTTAGATGGCAAAAGTCAACGTTATATTCTACAGTATGTATGGCCATATCTATCAAATGGCTAAAGCCGAAGCGGAAGGCGCAAAAGAAGTAGAAGGAACGAATGTTGAGATCTACCGAGTCCCTGAAACCGTTCCTGAAGATATTCTAATCCAATCTGGAGCTAAAAAGGCACAAGAACAATTTTCACATATTCCAATAGCAAATATGGATTCTCTAGTTGAAGCTGATGCGATAATTTTTGGTACTCCCACCAGATTTGGCATGATGGCGGCGCAAATGAGGCAATTCCTTGATACAACAGGTCCACTTTGGGCAAAGGGAAGTTTGGTTGGAAAAATAGGTAGTGTCTTTACTTCTACTAGTACTCAACATGGGGGTCATGAATCTACTATTTTAAATTTTCATACAACGTTATTGCACCATGGAATGATTATTGTTGGAATTCCCTTTACTGAGCCAGATCTGAGCGATGTATCGAATATTCATGGGGGTTCACCGTATGGCGCCTCGGCAATTATCACCCAGAGCGATGAAAATAGACCTAATGAAATAGAACTTAATATTGCCAAAAGTCAGGGAAGAAGAGTAGCTGAAATAGCAAAAAAGCTTTTTGGTTGATATTTTGAAGAATAAACTCAAGGAGTACAATATCGGCTTTAAGAAACTTTTGAAAATTTTTGAAGGCGCACAAATTGTGCGTCTTTATTTTTTTTGAATTTAAAACTTCAATTGACTTTTAAAAAAATAATTGTTATAATTAATTATGATTATTCACTTGGTGTATGAATGAAAAGATTAGAGGTGATCTTCCCAATGCTAAATATTCAAAATTACACTTTTTTCAACCCTTCTCCAAACTTTCGAGAAATGATGATCTTAAAGTTAATTTCTCAAGAAAACGATATTTCTCAAGAGACAATGGCAAAAAAAGTAGGGGTTGTCCCATCGATGATAAACAAGTATTTAAAGGATTTTGAAGAGAATGGAAATATTATAAAAAGCGGTGAAAACAAACGTAATATGAGTTATGAGCTCACAGAGGCGGGAAAAAAGAGGTTGCAATTTTTAACCCTCAGTTTCGTTGATGAGGTTTCTGAGCTGTACACAGAAACCAAAGACTCCTTCAAAAAAGTTTTTCAAACTCTTAAAAAAGATAATTTAAAGGATATTCTTTTATATGGTGCAGGGGTTGTTGGAGGGATTGTACTAAAGGTTTTGAAGGATGAAAATATTAATATAATTGGATTTTTGGATGATTCTCCTTCAAAGCAAGGAGATAAGCTCCAAGGAATAGATATTTACCCGCCGGAAAAAGCCAAAGAGTTAACCTATGATGCCCTCATAATAGCTTCGTTTAGGAAGTCAGAGAAAATATTGGAAAAGGCAACGGAAAGAAATTTGGAAAAATTGTACGTTTTTAAGATAGATGAGGAAGGCAATATTTCTTTGGAGGGGGATATGAAATGAAAGATAAGATGGAGGTTCCTCTTTTTGATTTAACAAGGCAATATGAAAAATTGAGAAAAGATGTTCTGAAGAAGTTGGATGCCGTTTTCACTTCTGGAAACGTGGTTATGGGAAGTAATGTAAAAGCCTTAGAAGAGGAAATTGCGAAGTATATAAACGTAAAGTATGCTATCGGTGTTGCTAATGGTTCTGATGCCCTAAGAATATCGGTTCAAGCTCTGGGTATAAAAGAAGGAGATTACGTTATCACCACACCATATACTTTTTTTGCAACTGCAAGTGCAATTGTACTGAATGGAGCCACTCCTATATTTGTGGATATAGAAGATAAATACTACAACCTTGATTTGGATAAAGTCGAAGATTTGCTTGAAAATCATCCGGAAAAAGAAAAAATTAAAGCAATTATTCCTGTACACCTTTTTGGAAAAACCGTTGATTTAGAGAGATTGGAAAAAATAAGAGAGAATTACAACGTAAAAATCATAGAAGATGCCGCTCAATCTATTGGGTCTGTATGGCAGTACAAGAATGGCGAAAGAAAATTTAGTGGTAGTATAGGAGATTTGGGTATTTTTTCTTTCTTCCCAACAAAAAATCTGGGTGGTTATGGTGATGGTGGAATGGTTGTTACAAACGACGCGGATTTGGCAGATAAGGTCAGAAAATTAAGAGTCCATGGTGCAGCAAAAAAATATTATCACGATGAAGTTGGTTACAATTCAAGATTAGACGAAGTTCAAGCCTCAATATTGAGAATAAAACTAAACAATTTAGATGAATACATTGATAAAAGAATAAAAAAGGCAAAAAATTATGAAGAATTATTTGAATTACATAACCTCAACGAAGATTTAAGTTATCCTGCTTATTTTAACGATAGAACCCATGTCTATCACCAATATGTTGTCACTTTGAATAACCCCAAAGATAGGAATAAATTAAAAAAATTCTTAGAAAATAAAAGTGTTGGAACATCGATATACTATCCTCTTGGTTTGCACCTTCAAAAGTGCTTTGAGAACTTGGGTTATAAAGAAGGGGACTTCCCTGTAGCTGAAAAGGCATCTAAATCGACGATAGCTTTGCCAATGTTTCCAGAGCTCACCAAAAAAGAGCAGGAATACGTAGTTAAATGTATTAAAGAGTTTTTTTCAAAATAGTTTTAGAATTCCTAAAAACAGTGTTATTTTAGAAAGGGGAGGACTAAAAAATGGCATTACTAGACAAAATAAAAGATAAAACGGCAAAGGTAGGGGTAATAGGTTTAGGTTATGTGGGTTTACCTCTTGCGGTAGAAAAGGCAAAGGCAGGGTACCCTGTTTTAGGGTTCGATATTCAAAAAGAAAAGGTTGAAAAGGTCAACAAAGGAATAAATTATATTGGAGATATTGTAAATTCAGAGTTAGAAAAGCTAGTTGAAGATGGTTATCTAAGCGCCACAACTGATTATGATAGAATAAAGGAATGCGATTGTGTTATGATATGTGTTCCAACTCCTTTGAATAAATACAAACAACCTGATTTAAGTTTCGTTGTTGATTCAACAAAAGAGGTAGCAAAAAGGCTTCATCCAGAAATGTTAATTGTTTTAGAAAGCACTACATATCCAGGAACCACCGAAGAAGTAATTCTGCCATTATTACAAGAATATGGGTTTAAGGTTGGAAAAGATTTTTATTTAGCTTTTAGTCCAGAGAGGGTAGATCCAGGAAATTTGATTTACAAGACCAAAAATACACCAAAAGTAGTCGGTGGAGTTACCGAAAAATGTACTTTACATGCAAAAACCCTCTATGAAAACGTATTAAACGCTGGTGTTTTCACCGTATCGTCCCCTAAGGAAGCAGAGATGTCAAAGATTTTGGAAAATACCTTTAGAATAGTGAATATTGGTCTCATCAATGAAATGGCTATTTTAGCAAAGAAAATGGGAATAAATATCTGGCAGGTAATAGACGCAGCTGCTACAAAGCCTTTTGGGTTCATGCCTTTTTATCCCGGACCAGGTGTGGGCGGCCATTGTATTCCAATAGATCCTTTTTATTTAACGTATAAAGCTAGAGAGTTTGACTATCACACAAGGATAATAGAATTGGCAGGGGAAATAAACGATTATATGCCCGAGTACGTAATCGAAAGACTAATGGACATTTTAAACGAAAATAAAAAGTGTTTGAATGGTTCCAAAATATTGATGTTAGGGGTGAGTTATAAAAACGATATAGACGATTTAAGAGAGTCTCCTGCATTGAAAATTTTGGAGCTTTTGGAAAAAAAGGGTGCAGAAGTAAAGATTCATGACCCATATATAAAAAATTTTTCTCACAAAGGAATAGAGTATAAAACGGTAGATTTAACAAAAGAATTGTTAGAGGAATCAGATGCGGTCTTAATTACTACCGGACATAAAAAGGTGGATTACAATTTTGTTTTGGAAAATGCCGATATAGTTTTCGATACAAAAAATATCACAAAAGGACTTAGAGAGAAGTATCCAGAAAAAGTTTCTCTATTATAAAAAGTTAAAAAGTAGGTGATATTCCGTGCTTAAATTGGCTGTAATAGGTTGTGGAAGAATTGCTCAAAAAAAACACACAGAAGCGATCATAAAAAATTCTGATATTATTGAAAACGTGGCTGTTTGCGATTTAAAAGAAGAAAGAGCAGAACAATTTGCCGGTAAGGTAGAAAATTCTGGATTAAACAAACCAGAAATATACACGGATTACAGTAAATTGTTGAAAAGAACCGATATAGATGCCGTGGCAATAGCCACCGAAAGTGGAAATCACTATGAAATCACCATGGAAGCCATGCAAAACAACAAACATGTATTAGTGGAAAAACCAATGGCCCTATCAACAAAACATATGAACGAGATGATAGAGTTTGCAAAAAGGAAAAATTTAAAGTTAGGTGTTTGTTTTCAAAATCGGTTCAACCCACCTATACAAGAATTAAGAAAAAAAATTACAACAAATTCATTTGGAAGGATTCTCCACGGTCAAGCTTCCATTAGGTGGAATAGAAACGAAGAATATTATAAGCAAGCAAAATGGAGGGGCACTTGGGAATACGACGGGGGCACGTTGATGAACCAATGTACGCACAATATAGACTTGCTATTGTGGAATATGGGCTCTGAAATAGATGAAATATACGGTGTTATTAAGAACTTCACGCATCCTTATATAGAAGCCGAGGATTTTGGAGGAGCAATAATAAAATTTAAAAACGGTTCCGTAGGAATTATAGAAGGGTCAGCAAATATATATCCAAAAAACTTGGAAGAAACTCTATCGATATTTGGAGAAAAAGGCACAGTGGTTATCGGTGGTTTAGCGGTGAATAAGATAAAACATTGGAGATTTGAAGGAGAAGATGGACATCCATTTCAAAATCTCCCAGATCCTGATACGGTTTATGGGAGCGGGCACATTCCACTTTACAGAGATTTTTATCAATCGATAGAAGAAGATCGAGAACCTTTCATTAACGGTGACGAAGGGAAAAAGGCTGTAGAAGCTGTTTTGGGAATTTACAACTCTGCCCTTTTGGACAGACCTGTGAAATTTCCAATCGATTTTTCAACGATAGAAATGAAGGGGGATATAAAGTCAATCTAGATCTTGTCACAATCAAGATCTACCCCTTCTTCTTTTTCACATATTGATTTCTATTCCTAAACCAGGTTTGTCCAAAAGAATTATTGTATCTCCTTTTACTTCAAATCCACCTTTTATTCCTTCAAATTCTTCATAATACATGAAGGAATCTAAATCAGCATCTGTTATATTTCTCTTAGCTGCGACTAAGCTTGCCCCCGCAGTAAGGGCCACCTTTGTTTCTACCATACATCCAACCATACAATTAATTCCAGCAGATTCTGCAATTGCGTTAATCTTTTCAGCTTCGTAAAGCCCTCCACTTTTCATCAGTTTTATGTTGATCATATCGGCACTATCTTTTTTCATTGCATGCATTGCATCATGAGCGTTATGAACTGATTCATCTAAAATTATCTTCATATCAGCCTTTTTTCGCAAAAGTGCAGACCCATCAAAATCCCAATCGGCTAACGGCTGCTCAACGGCTTCAACGTTGTAATTTTCTATCATTTTGATTGCGGTTAACGTATCGTGTATATTCCATCCTTGGTTGGCATCTATTTTCAATCTTACGTTATCTCCCACGCTATTTCTTATTAGCCTGATAGCTTCAATGTCGTTTTTAAGATCAACGCCAGTTTTGATTTTTAATATATTAAATCCTTTATCTACGCTCTCTTTGGCTTCGTTTGCCATTTCTTGTGGTGCACCAATCCCTATCGTGATATCTGTTTGTACTTTGTTTTCAAATCCACCAAGAAGCTTATAAAGAGGTTCTTGCATCACTTTCCCTTTTATATCGTAGAGAGCGATATCAACCGCTGCTTTTGCTGCTGTATTTCCTGCAATTGCTTTGTTCAATATATAATGTATTCTTTCTATTGCGAGTGGATCCTGCCCTATTAATATTTCTTTGAATGTTTTAAGAACAAATGTTACACTATCGATACTTTCCCCCGTTACCGAACGAGAAGGAGTAGCTTCTCCAAAACCGTAGTATCCTTCATCAGTAGTTATTTTTACAAGCACCGATTCACAATACTCCGTTGCTCCTCGCGAAATAACAAAAGGTTTTTTGAGTTTAATTTTGATTTTTTCAAATTTTAAATCTGTTATTCTCATTTCTCTACCTCCCATTGGATTTTTAAATAGTTCGACCCCTTGCCATAACCTTTTTTATTTCCAGATTACTTTTATCTAAGAACACTATATCGGCATCAAAGTTTTCTTTTATTTGGCCTTTGTTTTCTAATTTAAGAAAATTTGCAGGATTGATAGTGATAACCTTTAAAGCTTCTTCTAAAGGGATATCTTGTTGTAATACACAATCCTTAACCTCTTCAAAGAGTGTACCTACATCTGCTACTGTTAAACCTAAATAATTTCCTTTGTCATCGAACTGTGGTAAACTCCCCTGTCCATCGGATGAGAATGATATATTGTCAATACTTACCCCATCTTCCAACAAAAGTTTCAAAGCTTTAGATGGTTTTGATGGATCTTCTTTGTCTTTCTTTTTTGACGAACTAGTTGTGAAATCTATTCTTCCACCCATTTCTATAAAATTTTTACATGTTTTAAGAGCTTTTTCTCCCTTGTTCATGTGAGTTGGAAGGAACTGTGTAATAGGTAATTCTGAATTTTCAACAACATCTATCAATATTTGAATAAATTTTTCTCCTCTGCCAACGTGAATATTTACAATGCCTGCCTTTTTTGATAAAATTCCGCCCACTCGAGCTTCTGAAGTCAATCTTATCAGTTCTTCTAAGGTTGGTTGGGAACCTCTATGGTCTGAAATAGCGACTTCTCCAACACCTATTATTTCTTCAATGAAAACCAAATCGTCTATAATTCTGCCGGTAAAAGTTTTTATAGGAAAATGATAAGAACCCGTATACGTGTAGCAGCTTATTCCTTCTTGTTTTAATGCTTTTGCTTTTGCGATTAAGTTTTGCATACTTCGAGTTGCGTTGTCGGTTCCCAAAACACCTACTACGGTAGTAATTCCAGAATTTACTATCTTAGAAACAAATATCTCTGGGGTTCTTGTGCTGTATCCCCCTTCTCCACCTCCTCCTGTTATATGAACGTGAGAGTCTATAAAACCTGGAACTACTATATAATCCTCAGCATCGATAATTTCAACTTTAAGATTAGAATTTAATTCTATCGAATCGACTAGTTCTAAGATTTTTTCTCCACCAATTAATATATCTTTTTTCCCTAAAGCTTTCGGTGAGTAAACCGTTGCATTCTTTATGAGGGTAAGCAAAATTCTTCTTCTCCTTTTCTATGATTATAATTTTTATTTCAATCATGCCATAGAAATATTATAAAGTCAAGTTAACGCATTCTACCAATAATTTTTAAATAAAAAACAAAAAGCTCAAAAATCCGAAAAAAGATTTTTGAGCTTTCAAAGAAAGAAAAGTTTGGTAATGGTCGGGACGACTGGACTTGAACCAGCGACCTTTGGTTCCCGAAACCAACGCGCTACCAACTGCGCTACGCCCCGAATTCTTATTATTCCATAATTGATTTTATCATATTTTTGAATCGAAGTGAAGACTAATAAAAAAATTGAGAAATAATAAATTGTCTAAATAATATAAGTGAAGTTGCTACAAACCATATATCCGTATATAATTTAACTATTGCGTTATAATAATTCATTTTATTGTTAATTTTAGGCACAGCTAACTCTTTTAAAAAATGTTATAATTGATATGAAATAATTGAAAGAGGTGATCATAATTTGCTAATTCCTTTACACAACCTGTTTATTGGACAGAAGGGAAAGATAGTGAGTTTAAACATTGAAGGAGAAAGTACTAAAAATCGTCTTATCGCAATGGGAATTACTCCAGGTAAATTTATAGAATTAGCCCATGTTTCTCCTTTTGGGGATCCTTTAGTATTTAAAATTGGAGAAAAAAAAGTAGTTTTAAGAAGGAGCGAAGCTTCTAGGATCATTGTAGATGTTCCTTACAAAGTATTCAACCTTTTGGAAAGTGAAATTGGAAAATATGAAATTATCGATATTAAAGGCGGAAGGAATTTTGTAGAAGAAATGAAAAGTATGGGGTTGTATAAAGGAGTTAATATTAATTTAGTTAATAAGCTTGGGAATAGGATAATTATAGATGTTGATGGGAAAAAATACGAATTGGGCAGGGGAAGAGCTTCCAAGATATTTTGTAAAAAGGTGGAATAATTAATGAATATATCGCTTATAGAAGAATACGTAAGAAATAATAAAGAAGTAGATATTTTGGAATTAAAAGAGAAATTTCACTTAAATCAAAGTGAAACGAATATTTTGATTCCTTTTTTAAGAATAATGGATGTTGAAATTAAAAAAATAAATAAAATAGAACCTGTATGTAAAAGTTGTCCATTGTCAGATAAATGTGGAAAAGGCCTGTTAAATAACTGTTATTATACTAATAACTCTACAAAACAAATTTAATACAGGGAGGAGCTTGAATGAGCAAGGATACCCTCAAAGATAACGTTGAAACCGTTGACAAGGAAGCTGAGATTTCAATAATTGGAAATCCTAACGTTGGAAAGACTTCTCTATTCAACCTTTTAACGGGCACAAAACAATATGTTGCCAATTGGCCAGGGGTTACAGTAGAGAAGAAAATAGGAAGTTTTAAGTATAAAGGTAAAACCTTTAAATTAGTTGATCTTCCAGGTGTTTACACCCTTTCAGCTAAAAGTGAAGATGAGAGAGTTGCTAAAGATTACTTAATAAGTAATACTTCAGAGATAGTAATTGTCGTAGCAGATGCCTTGAACTTGGAAAGTTCTATGTTTTTATTGTTTCAACTTATAGAAATAGGCGTGAAGACTATTTTGGTTATAAACTCCGTAGATGAAGCTCGGGAAAAAGGACGAATCATCGATCCATCCCCGATTTCCAAAACTTTAAACATCCCTGTCATATTGACTTCCGCCAAGACAGGTGAAGGTAAGGAAGAACTTTTAGAAGAAGCATATAAGCTTTCAAAAGAAAAAAATCTTACAAAAAAGAAAATAATGTATCCAGAAGAAATAGAGAATTTTATCAATTTTTTTCAAGACAAAGTTTCAAAGTTTCCTAAAATAAGTTCAAAATATCAAAATTATATAGATAGTAGTTGGTTACCAATATATTTTTTAGAGTTTGGAAGTGAAGATTTAGAACTTCCCCAAGATTTTTTGACTGAGTTAAAAGAAAATTTTGATATAGAAGATCTTAAAAACAAATATTTAAATTGGAAGTTTAATTTCATTTCTTATCTAGTTAGTTCTTCGATAATAAAAGAGGGTATAGACTGGTCTTTGAGAGATATTTTAGACCACGTTTTTACACATAAGATTTTGGGAATATTGATATATGTTTTTGCTTTGTTTGCAGTGTTTTCTCTAACATTCAGCCTCGCTCAACCGTTATCGGATTTGCTGGATTCGGCTTTTACTTTTTTGGGTAATTCTATCAGCGAATTTGTAACTATTCCTTGGTTGGAATCACTACTAGTTGATGGGGTTATAGCTGGCGTTGGTGGTGTTTTAGTTTTTATTCCACAGATTTTTATCTTATTTTTCTTCTTAGGATTCTTGGAAGAATCGGGATATTTACCAAGGGCGGCCTTTTTAGTTGACAGAATTGCCAGGAATTTTGGATTAAGTGGTAGATCTTTTATGTCTATTATTTTAGGTTTTGGTTGTAACGTCCCAGCCATTATC from Petrotoga mexicana DSM 14811 includes these protein-coding regions:
- a CDS encoding winged helix-turn-helix transcriptional regulator codes for the protein MKRLEVIFPMLNIQNYTFFNPSPNFREMMILKLISQENDISQETMAKKVGVVPSMINKYLKDFEENGNIIKSGENKRNMSYELTEAGKKRLQFLTLSFVDEVSELYTETKDSFKKVFQTLKKDNLKDILLYGAGVVGGIVLKVLKDENINIIGFLDDSPSKQGDKLQGIDIYPPEKAKELTYDALIIASFRKSEKILEKATERNLEKLYVFKIDEEGNISLEGDMK
- a CDS encoding sugar ABC transporter substrate-binding protein; the protein is MRKALVVLSVVMLMVSLNFGATTITVWGMGEAKGLKQVTELFMEEYPEYEVDFQAIPWSNAYEKILTSIAGRQVPDVAQMGTTWMAPFGSMGAFEDLAPYIENSEVVKPENFFEGAWESGIVIGKQFGIPWHVDVRAMFYRTDLLTQVGYDHAPQTWDELYDAVKKLHENGSRYGISLYQPQDNYQIFFPFVWQNGGDIFDSEGNVIVDQPEFVEALEYYTKFFTEGLTPISGSGNIFQDFASGDTPIYFSGPWMINMTREQTPQIDGKWDVALMPEKKSKTSFMGGSNLVIFRDSKNKEVAWKFIEFASRPENQLLAYQITNELPAVRQAWKDPLLQADPMIATFGEQLNDAKAPVNVPEFHEIAAAIDNMVQQTIYARKTPEQAAQDLKKEIEKILK
- a CDS encoding carbohydrate ABC transporter permease, with translation MRSRKVSPIEQVAVHGLLIIWLLISVIPFVWMVSTSFKGPGEIYIFPPRWIPKNPTLNNYIDLFQEMNFGRPFLNSVIVSLSTTFLSVLVATMAGYGFAKFRFKNKNLLFLFILGTIMVPGHITMIPVFLLLSQLNLLNTYLGLILPAIANAFNIFFMRQYIMGIPDELIEAAKMDGAHEGWIFFRIILPLARPAMAAITIFTFTGAWNSFLWPLILATDESMYTLPVAVSVLQGQYGENIAMQMAGSVIVILPLIIVFLLTQRYFIKGITFTGMKV
- a CDS encoding carbohydrate ABC transporter permease; translation: MKTPLRAIISFIGPSIILLMIFMLIPIVVSLIISFTDFDVYAIYDWGKASFIGFENYVNLMHDPLFWRALLNTLYALVVAMPLTVVLSLSFAALINREATHFKNFFKVSFYLPSITNTVAIAIVWAWMFNPDYGLINWFLGFFGIQGPNWLGDPLWAMPSVIMLVVWKAVGYNVILFTAGLQNIPDYLYEAAELDGASRFQQFLHVTIPSLRPTIFFVTVMTVIGYLQLFEEPYMLTAGGPLNATLSIVLYLYRQGFEFFKLGYASSIAFVLFLMIFALTFIQMRARRLEV
- the wrbA gene encoding NAD(P)H:quinone oxidoreductase, which translates into the protein MAKVNVIFYSMYGHIYQMAKAEAEGAKEVEGTNVEIYRVPETVPEDILIQSGAKKAQEQFSHIPIANMDSLVEADAIIFGTPTRFGMMAAQMRQFLDTTGPLWAKGSLVGKIGSVFTSTSTQHGGHESTILNFHTTLLHHGMIIVGIPFTEPDLSDVSNIHGGSPYGASAIITQSDENRPNEIELNIAKSQGRRVAEIAKKLFG
- a CDS encoding DegT/DnrJ/EryC1/StrS family aminotransferase yields the protein MKDKMEVPLFDLTRQYEKLRKDVLKKLDAVFTSGNVVMGSNVKALEEEIAKYINVKYAIGVANGSDALRISVQALGIKEGDYVITTPYTFFATASAIVLNGATPIFVDIEDKYYNLDLDKVEDLLENHPEKEKIKAIIPVHLFGKTVDLERLEKIRENYNVKIIEDAAQSIGSVWQYKNGERKFSGSIGDLGIFSFFPTKNLGGYGDGGMVVTNDADLADKVRKLRVHGAAKKYYHDEVGYNSRLDEVQASILRIKLNNLDEYIDKRIKKAKNYEELFELHNLNEDLSYPAYFNDRTHVYHQYVVTLNNPKDRNKLKKFLENKSVGTSIYYPLGLHLQKCFENLGYKEGDFPVAEKASKSTIALPMFPELTKKEQEYVVKCIKEFFSK